From Brassica oleracea var. oleracea cultivar TO1000 chromosome C3, BOL, whole genome shotgun sequence, a single genomic window includes:
- the LOC106328083 gene encoding pyruvate dehydrogenase (acetyl-transferring) kinase, mitochondrial, producing the protein MAVKKASEMFSKSLIEDVHRWGCMKQTGVSLRYMMEFGSTPTERNLLISAQFLHKELPIRIARRAIELETLPYGLSEKPAVLKVRDWYVESFRDMRAFPEIKDTADEKEFTQMIKAVKVRHNNVVPMMALGVNQLKKGMKLYEKLDEIHQFLDRFYLSRIGIRMLIGQHVELHNPNPPLHTVGYIHTKMSPMEVARNASEDARSICFREYGSAPEINIYGDPSFTFPYVPTHLHLMVYELVKNSLRAVQERFVDSDRVAPPIRIIVADGIEDVTIKVSDEGGGIPRSGLPKIFTYLYSTARNPLEEDVDLGTADVPVTMAGYGYGLPISRLYARYFGGDLQIISMEGYGTDAYLHLSRLGDSQEPLP; encoded by the exons ATGGCGGTGAAGAAGGCTAGCGAGATGTTTTCGAAGAGCTTGATCGAGGACGTTCACAGATGGGGATGCATGAAGCAGACGGGCGTGAGCCTCAGGTACATGATGGAGTTCGGTTCCACTCCCACTGAGAGGAACCTCCTGATCTCGGCGCAGTTTCTTCACAAGGAGCTTCCGATTCGGATCGCGAGGCGTGCGATCGAACTCGAGACGCTGCCTTATGGCCTCTCTGAGAAACCTGCCGTCTTGAAG GTAAGGGATTGGTATGTGGAGTCATTCAGGGACATGAGAGCGTTTCCTGAGATCAAGGATACTGCTGATGAGAAAGAGTTCACACAGATGATTAAGGCTGTTAAAGTAAGGCACAACAACGTGGTTCCCATGATGGCTCTGGGTGTTAACCAGCTGAAGAAAGGAATGAAACTCTACGAAAAACTCGATGAGATTCATCAGTTTCTTGATCGCTTCTACTTGTCACGTATAGGGATCCGTATGCTTATCG GGCAGCATGTTGAGTTGCATAATCCAAACCCACCACTTCACACTGTGGGTTACATACACACCAAGATGTCTCCTATGGAGGTGGCAAGGAATGCCAGTGAAGATGCAAGGTCGATTTGTTTCAGAGAGTATGGTTCTGCTCCGGAGATAAACATATATGGCGATCCAAGTTTCACCTTTCC GTATGTACCAACCCATTTGCATCTTATGGTGTATGAGCTAGTCAAGAACTCTCTACGTGCTGTCCAAGAGCGATTTGTTGATTCTGATAGGGTTGCACCACCAATCCGTATCATTGTTGCTGATGGAATCGAAGATGTTACAATAAAG GTCTCAGATGAAGGTGGAGGTATACCGAGAAGCGGTCTGCCCAAAATATTCACTTACCTCTACAGCACTGCAAGAAACCCGCTTGAAGAAGATGTGGACTTGGGAACAGCTGATGTACCCGTGACAATGGCTGGTTATGGTTATGGTCTGCCCATTAGTCGCTTGTATGCTCGATACTTTGGTGGAGATTTGCAGATCATATCCATGGAAGGATACG GGACTGATGCTTACTTGCACTTGTCTCGTCTTGGAGACTCGCAAGAGCCTTTGCCATGA